From Paenibacillus sp. GP183, one genomic window encodes:
- a CDS encoding stalk domain-containing protein, producing MSNKWLKSLKVLICMLLILAFAKQSIFAKEADVNVYFNGKKIQFNETQPVIIDGSTLVPFRTLFETLGFEVKWNNSERKAIGEKDGLRIELTIDGAYAQVNGNDVNLTAYAQIINEKTMVPLRFISENSGFKVSYSNKGDVFKIEISSDGNIGRTNSASEESEPYLVKGRAVDAKGNPLKGVKVTVRNQLKLYDSIAQAVTDVDGRYQIPLGIPKATWTVSAQYIHDYNGKTYKLWLSNDDSPFASEDGAIRDLTMTSSGEGCVACGFVFFNVVPENRYELPPADQKENVELTLTPDGLQFDGSIGGASITARAAYTATGFGIKDIPLGRYKATARYLPPGETAQTMLIRNWKYEKVNEFAPSVIAEFDSDLDSGVPPKMKLDVKLPVTNTK from the coding sequence GTGTCTAACAAATGGTTAAAGTCATTAAAGGTACTCATATGTATGCTGCTTATCCTTGCTTTTGCAAAGCAATCCATATTTGCAAAGGAAGCAGACGTGAACGTGTATTTTAACGGCAAAAAGATTCAGTTTAACGAGACCCAGCCCGTCATCATAGACGGATCTACCCTTGTACCGTTCCGTACTTTATTTGAAACGCTTGGATTTGAGGTCAAATGGAACAATTCTGAGCGTAAAGCAATTGGGGAGAAGGACGGTCTGAGGATTGAACTTACGATTGACGGAGCATATGCCCAAGTAAATGGCAATGATGTCAATCTGACAGCGTACGCACAAATCATCAACGAGAAAACAATGGTCCCGCTGCGATTCATATCGGAAAACAGCGGTTTTAAGGTTTCGTATTCGAACAAAGGGGACGTATTTAAGATTGAGATCTCAAGCGATGGTAATATCGGTCGGACAAATAGCGCAAGTGAGGAAAGTGAGCCCTATTTGGTAAAAGGCCGCGCAGTAGACGCCAAGGGCAACCCACTTAAAGGGGTAAAAGTTACCGTTCGCAACCAGTTGAAACTCTACGATAGCATCGCGCAGGCAGTGACAGATGTTGATGGCCGATATCAGATCCCGTTAGGTATTCCCAAGGCTACCTGGACAGTTAGCGCACAGTACATACACGATTATAACGGAAAGACGTATAAATTGTGGCTGTCCAACGACGATAGTCCATTTGCAAGCGAAGATGGAGCAATTCGAGATTTAACCATGACTTCTTCCGGTGAAGGATGTGTCGCGTGTGGTTTTGTTTTTTTTAATGTTGTTCCGGAAAATCGCTACGAACTACCGCCAGCTGATCAAAAGGAGAATGTCGAACTGACACTTACTCCGGATGGTCTGCAATTTGACGGGAGTATCGGGGGGGCATCAATTACAGCTCGTGCTGCTTACACAGCGACTGGTTTTGGTATAAAAGATATTCCTCTCGGCAGGTATAAAGCAACGGCAAGATATTTGCCTCCGGGTGAGACAGCTCAAACGATGCTGATTCGGAATTGGAAATATGAAAAGGTGAATGAATTCGCTCCATCGGTGATCGCAGAATTTGATAGTGACTTGGATTCAGGCGTGCCTCCCAAGATGAAGCTCGATGTGAAGCTCCCTGTAACAAATACCAAATGA
- a CDS encoding cytochrome P450, with translation MKGPKFANMLRMTELETPENGLNPFGILSQLRRERPVRFDENRSCWDVFLYEDVHRILKDPKTFSSARGAFANQNLLFIDPPKHHQLRDLVNKAFTPRAIQELAPRIRDIAKDLLSQATGADMDVVHDFATPLPVIVIAELLGVPSSDRQHFKQWSDVLVESAEDLSDEAFAQISQKRMKTVKELTDYFQGILKERASEPKDDLISALMQAEIEGEKLSEQEIVNFCILLLAAGNETTTNLITNSFRVLTEQPQLQAELAQDPGVIPTFIEEVLRYYPPIVSIGRVATEDVQIGGSLIHKGDQVITWVGAANRDETKFTDPDAFHKLRKPNPHMSFGFGIHFCLGAPLARLEGHIAIETLLQICHDIKLVPGREIVPIQSSFVFGLKNYPVTFESLAK, from the coding sequence ATGAAAGGACCCAAGTTTGCCAATATGCTGCGGATGACCGAACTGGAAACGCCGGAGAACGGCCTGAACCCGTTCGGCATATTGAGCCAGCTGAGACGTGAAAGACCGGTACGGTTTGATGAGAATCGCAGCTGCTGGGATGTATTTCTGTATGAAGATGTGCATCGCATCCTCAAGGATCCCAAAACGTTCTCCTCCGCCCGGGGAGCATTCGCCAACCAAAACCTCCTGTTCATAGATCCACCCAAGCATCACCAATTGCGCGACTTGGTCAATAAAGCATTTACGCCAAGAGCGATCCAAGAACTTGCCCCGCGGATTCGTGATATTGCCAAAGACTTGCTGTCGCAAGCGACAGGCGCCGACATGGATGTTGTCCACGACTTTGCTACACCGCTTCCCGTCATCGTTATTGCGGAATTGCTCGGCGTGCCTTCGTCTGACAGGCAGCATTTCAAACAGTGGTCTGATGTGCTCGTGGAAAGTGCGGAAGACCTGAGTGACGAAGCATTCGCACAGATCTCGCAGAAGAGGATGAAGACGGTCAAGGAGCTGACGGACTATTTTCAGGGGATTCTGAAGGAGCGAGCAAGCGAGCCGAAAGACGATCTCATCTCTGCGCTGATGCAAGCTGAAATCGAAGGAGAGAAGCTGAGCGAACAGGAAATCGTCAATTTCTGCATTCTGCTTCTCGCAGCCGGTAACGAAACGACGACAAATTTGATTACAAACAGCTTTCGTGTCCTGACGGAGCAGCCACAGCTACAGGCAGAGTTGGCCCAAGATCCCGGTGTCATTCCGACCTTCATCGAAGAGGTGCTGCGTTATTATCCACCTATTGTCTCCATTGGCCGCGTGGCTACGGAGGATGTGCAAATCGGTGGCAGCCTGATCCACAAGGGCGATCAGGTGATCACTTGGGTTGGCGCTGCAAACAGGGATGAAACCAAATTCACTGACCCAGACGCGTTTCATAAGCTGCGCAAACCGAATCCGCACATGTCGTTCGGTTTCGGCATCCATTTCTGTCTAGGAGCGCCTTTAGCCCGCCTGGAGGGACACATTGCGATCGAGACGCTTCTGCAAATTTGCCATGATATCAAGCTGGTGCCCGGTCGGGAGATCGTACCGATTCAGAGCTCGTTCGTATTCGGGTTGAAAAATTATCCGGTCACCTTCGAGAGCCTCGCGAAATAA